A DNA window from Tachysurus fulvidraco isolate hzauxx_2018 chromosome 4, HZAU_PFXX_2.0, whole genome shotgun sequence contains the following coding sequences:
- the rrp12 gene encoding RRP12-like protein yields MVKSGKLRSGTSQKLKRWKKGHSSDSNPQTSRYRQAARSRFFSRPSEKSDLTVDALKLHNELQAGSLERKKDGLEDVMDETEALTERTSGTFLSGLSDCSNLTFRKVQRYWESNSAAHKEICAVLAAVTEVIRSQGGKETETEYFAALMTTLEAVESSESLAAVAYLLNLVMKRVPTPVLIKKFSDTAKAFMDVMSKQATADCVSCVRWILSCLSTLLRKQDLSVWTYPSTLQVYHGLLSFTVHSKPKVRKAAQQGVCAILRGSDCMFGDNAPSHHPAAVTTAKYCIKEMEQAGGNKEDTTTLHVLGLIKELITTFPLSSVKSCCETLLRVMTISHVLVTAGAMQAFHKLFSGRTSSSSMSAELNAQIITALYDYIPSENDLQPLLAWLAVMERAHVHLSSLQSSLSLGHLPRLFSASMSCLLSPHTQVVSAATQMLKTLINECLAQHMAEIGPVLPSVSVGNGLYICKMFRIVEEGLSYRFHSSWPFVLQILGCFYRAAGKQAHPIMMKSLQSLSDLRATPKFPYCGELDLAVGGAVESMGPKVVLDAIPLLITGNDDDLEFPRSWLIPVIRDNVKNTQLAYFSSYFLPLASTLKHRAEELEKTGQKLVAKVYHTLQLQIWTMLPGFCTKPTDVVDSFKGIARSLGMAITERPDLRMCIYQALRTLINKSCDTEEEKAEVGRFAKNFLPILFNVHTQPLAPGESDPSRLAVLDTIRAYLTVTDPKMVGSFLPKALERLSSPDSSEFTRLTVMDLVVVMSAFVDEEAMKHTYEQIRPYLESKDSSIQKKAYRVLEEMCGGEREPCKRFVLANLEQLKLVLLDSLKSVSSPAKRPRLKCLMHIVKQLNEEHKDFITALLPEVIICTKEVSVGARKNAYSLLVEIGNAFIRFCGNTKDALNEYLSHVYIGLTGSVTMITCTVLALTRLIFQYKDSLDVSPLEQLLHNVCLLLTCRTREIVKASLAFIKVILFILDVKVLASHVTVIMEGISGMKDDMRRHCRTNLKNVFTKLIRKFGFELVKSMLPVEFHKVLANIRKVEARNKRRKLLDKTEEDGSDSEENNPKTKTDSIEDILADTDSDSEDEKPKKGQKKPVKQKAQAWLKEGVSDEPLNFLDPKAAQRVLSTNPDLKKTLKVDHGFKVTADGRLIIKDDEEDDGSKDNKEIDDILKEAGVKTKKSQKRKNENDLDDDMEFEPQMKYKAGGSGIHRPLGGREESGADYKAKKGKGDIKKKGKHDPYAYIPLKKAQLNRRKKAKLQGQFKGMVRGAKKGALSGKRMQKNKRRA; encoded by the exons ATGGTGAAATCCGGTAAACTTCGGTCCGGAACGTCCCAGAAATTAAAGCGATGGAAGAAAGGACACAGCAGCGATTCAAACCCACAGACGAGTCGATATCGACAAGCTGCCAGAAGCCGATTTTTCAGTCGGCCGTCAG AAAAAAGTGATCTCACGGTTGATGCTTTGAAACTGCATAATGAACTACAGGCGGGTTctctggaaagaaagaaagatggctTGGAGGATGTCATGGACGAGACCGAAGCCCTTACAGAGAGAACATCAGGGACGTTTCTGAGTGGACTTTCAGATTGCTCTAATCTGACCTTTAGAAAAGTTCAGCGATACTGGGAGTCCAACTCTGCTGCACACAAAGAG ATCTGTGCTGTACTGGCAGCTGTTACAGAAGTGATTCGCTCTCAAGGAGGaaaggagacagagacagaatacTTTGCTGCTTTA ATGACGACCCTTGAGGCAGTTGAGAGCAGCGAATCGCTGGCTGCTGTTGCTTACCTTCTCAACCTGGTTATGAAAAG GGTGCCTACACCGGTGTTGATAAAGAAATTCTCAGACACAGCAAAAGCCTTCATGGATGTCATGTCAAAACAAGCCACTGCTgactgtgtgtcctgtgttcgATGG ATCTTGTCATGCCTGTCCACTTTGCTGAGGAAGCAGGATCTCTCAGTGTGGACTTATCCCTCCACTCTGCAGGTGTATCATGGCTTACTCAGCTTCACTGTGCACTCCAAACCAAAG GTGCGTAAAGCAGCTCAGCAGGGCGTATGCGCCATCTTGCGTGGCAGTGACTGCATGTTTGGAGATAATGCGCCCAGCCACCATCCTGCTGCTGTTACTACCGCCAAGTACTGCATTAAAGAGATGGAGCAGGCAGGAG GTAACAAGGAAGATACGACCACGCTGCATGTGCTGGGGCTTATAAAGGAGCTCATAACTACGTTTCCTCTAAGCTCAGTGAAGTCTTGCTGTGAGACTCTTCTTCGTGTGATGACGATTAGTCATGTG CTGGTAACGGCTGGTGCGATGCAGGCTTTCCACAAACTCTTCAGTGGAAGAACAAGCTCCTCTTCCATGTCAGCAGAGCTCAATGCCCAGATCATCACG GCTTTGTATGACTACATCCCTAGTGAAAACGACTTGCAGCCATTGCTTGCCTGGCTTGCTGTCATGGAGAGAGCTCATGTCCATTTATCCAG CTTACAGAGCTCTTTGAGTCTGGGGCACCTTCCTCGTCTCTTTTCTGCTTCCATGTCCTGTCTtctgtccccacacacacaggttgtcTCTGCTGCTACACAGATGCTAAAG ACCCTGATTAATGAGTGTCTGGCACAGCATATGGCAGAGATCGGGCCTGTTCTGCCCAGTGTTTCTGTTGGTAATGGGCTTTACATCTGTAAAATGTTCCG TATTGTGGAGGAAGGCTTGTCCTATCGCTTCCATTCGTCATGGCCTTTTGTGCTGCAGATCCTTGGCTGCTTTTACAGAGCTGCAGGGAAACAAGCTCATCCTATTATGATGAAG AGTCTGCAGTCTTTGAGCGACCTGCGTGCCACGCCAAAGTTTCCGTACTGTGGCGAGTTGGATTTAGCTGTAGGGGGTGCGGTGGAGAGCATGGGCCCAAAAGTGGTCCTCGACGCTATCCCACTCCTCATCACTGGGAACGA CGATGACTTGGAGTTCCCACGCAGCTGGCTTATCCCAGTCATCAGAGACAATGTAAAGAACACCCAGTTGGCATATTTCTCTTCTTACTTCCTTCCCCTGGCATCTACACTAAAACATCGAG CCGAAGAATTGGAGAAAACCGGACAGAAGCTAGTGGCAAAAGTATATCAcacattacagctgcag ATCTGGACTATGCTTCCTGGGTTCTGCACTAAGCCCACTGATGTGGTCGACTCGTTTAAAGGCATTGCCCGCTCGCTTGGTATGGCCATCACTGAGCGCCCTGATCTCCGCATGTGCATCTACCAAGCCCTGCGCACACTCATCAACAAGAGCTGCGATACAG AGGAGGAGAAGGCAGAAGTAGGCCGCTTCGCTAAAAACTTCTTGCCCATTCTGTTCAACGTGCACACACAGCCGCTAGCACCGGGAGAAAGCGACCCGTCCAGGCTGGCTGTGCTCGACACTATCAGAGCTTACTTGACAGTCACTGATCCCAAG atggtAGGCTCATTTCTGCCAAAAGCCTTGGAGCGGCTCAGCAGCCCAGACAGCTCAGAGTTTACACG ACTTACTGTGATGGATCTAGTGGTGGTAATGTCTGCCTTCGTGGATGAGGAGGCTATGAAGCATACATATGAACAAATCAGACCCTACTTGGAG AGTAAAGATTCTAGTATTCAAAAGAAAGCATACCGAGTGTTGGAGGAGATGTGTGGCGGGGAGAGAGAGCCATGCAAGCGTTTCGTCTTGGCCAACCTGGAACAGCTCAAGCTGGTCCTTCTTGACAGTCTGAAGAGTGTATCTTCACCTGCCAAACGA CCCAGACTGAAGTGCCTCATGCACATTGTGAAGCAGCTGAATGAAGAACACAAAGACTTTATCACTGCACTTCTCCCTGAg GTTATAATTTGCACGAAGGAAGTCTCTGTCGGAGCACGCAAAAATGCCTACTCCCTCTTAGTGGAGATAGGCAATGCCTTTATCCGCTTCTGTGGAAATACCAAAG ATGCATTAAATGAGTACTTGAGCCATGTATACATCGGTCTCACGGGATCAGTCACGATGATTACCTGCACTGTACTGGCCCTCACCAGACTTATATTTCAGTACAAAG actCTCTAGACGTATCACCACTGGAACAACTCCTGCACAACGTCTGCTTGCTGCTCACCTGCAGGACAAGGGAGATTGTCAAGGCCTCTCTAGCCTTCATTAAAGTCATCCTCTTCATCCTGGATGTAAAAGTTCTAGCCAGTCATGTGACTGTTATT ATGGAGGGCATCAGCGGTATGAAAGACGATATGAGAAGACACTGCAGGACAAACCTGAAAAACGTTTTCACTAAACTAATCCGCAAGTTTGG CTTCGAGCTGGTCAAGAGCATGCTGCCTGTGGAGTTTCACAAAGTGCTGGCAAACATCCGGAAAGTGGAGGCCCGAAACAAGAGACGCAAACTGCTGGACAAGACTGAGGAAGATGGTTCAGACAGCGAGGAAAACAATCCTAAAACTAAAACCGACAG TATTGAGGACATCCTGGCAGACACAGACTCCGACTCAGAGGATGAGAAGCCTAAAAAAGGCCAGAAGAAGCCTGTTAAACAAAAAGCGCAGGCCTGGCTGAAAGAAGGAGTGTCTGATGAACCACTCAACTTCCTTGATCCTAAAGCAGCACAAAGAGTTCTCT CCACCAACCCTGACTTGAAGAAGACACTTAAGGTCGATCACGGCTTCAAGGTGACAGCAGACGGGAGATTGATCATTAAAGATGACGAGGAAGATGATGGATCTAAAG ATAATAAGGAAATCGACGACATCCTGAAAGAAGCTGGAGTGAAAACG AAAAAGAGCCAGAAGAGGAAAAATGAGAATGATCTGGATGACGACATGGAGTTTGAGccacaaatgaaatacaaag CTGGTGGCAGTGGCATTCACAGACCTctgggaggaagagaggagtCAGGAGCTGATTACAAAGCAAAG AAAGGAAAAGGTGACATTAAAAAGAAGGGGAAACATGACCCATATGCCTACATCCCTCTTAAGAAGGCCCAGCTCAACCGCAG GAAAAAGGCCAAACTGCAAGGCCAGTTTAAGGGGATGGTCAGAGGAGCGAAGAAGGGAGCGCTGTCTGGAAAGAGAATGCAGAAAAATAAGAGGAGAGCATGA